Proteins from a single region of Sneathiella aquimaris:
- a CDS encoding M48 family metalloprotease, protein MSTKPVLVKMKRLGLNTLVSMMSAGMVFGLVPGASAEATRVADLFSIFEPQDESKVGEQQHPRIVAQYGGEYIREGLNEYVLDIVLRIIAVTDKADQPWRVTILNSPVVNAFALPGGYVYVTRGLLALANNEAEVAGVLAHEVGHVIARHGAQRQGRATGIGILGAIAGILTQSGEVARLGQTLGGAYIAGYSRDQEYEADQLGVKYLGLAGYPREAMGDFLARLEAHSQYSKKLAGKDGGSGQFDFFSSHPQTEDRIEKAMEIANRAKDELDRKYGRQTYLNAIDGMLYGDDVKEGVIQGRWFLHPDLRFKFMVPRGYQLINSSRAVFATDGKGGQMRFDMDMKGLRDLSMEQYMRRIWLKNVQVDQIENIQVGGALAAKTRFVAKKGNRRVHVTAVLINFGYDRVVRFIYENTKFSDDFDQAYSESYRSFAPLQYAEAAKIKPVMMSVATVKWGQSLEDLYQPMAEVGPKKDLFLLLNPQFLKEEPKRGQLYKRLVYGAGLQ, encoded by the coding sequence ATGTCTACCAAACCAGTATTAGTTAAGATGAAGCGGCTCGGATTAAATACGCTTGTCTCGATGATGAGTGCCGGCATGGTTTTCGGTTTGGTTCCAGGAGCGTCAGCTGAAGCGACGCGGGTAGCGGATCTGTTTTCAATTTTTGAACCTCAGGATGAAAGTAAAGTCGGTGAACAACAGCATCCGCGTATTGTTGCCCAGTATGGTGGGGAATATATCCGCGAAGGATTGAACGAATATGTGCTCGATATCGTTCTCCGTATTATTGCTGTGACCGACAAGGCAGATCAGCCGTGGCGTGTCACTATCCTGAATAGTCCGGTTGTTAATGCCTTTGCCCTGCCAGGCGGGTATGTTTATGTGACCCGTGGCTTGTTGGCGCTGGCAAATAACGAAGCGGAGGTTGCCGGTGTTCTGGCGCACGAAGTCGGGCATGTCATTGCTCGTCACGGTGCGCAGCGGCAGGGCAGGGCAACCGGTATCGGGATATTAGGCGCCATTGCTGGTATCCTCACCCAAAGCGGAGAGGTTGCGCGGCTTGGGCAAACTCTTGGTGGTGCGTATATCGCTGGATATTCCCGGGATCAGGAATATGAAGCCGATCAGCTTGGCGTCAAGTATTTGGGTCTTGCAGGCTATCCACGCGAAGCAATGGGGGATTTTCTGGCCCGTTTGGAAGCCCATTCCCAATATTCAAAGAAACTGGCTGGCAAGGACGGTGGGTCCGGGCAGTTTGATTTCTTCTCCTCGCATCCGCAAACAGAAGATCGAATTGAAAAGGCGATGGAGATTGCCAATCGCGCAAAGGACGAATTGGATCGCAAATATGGCCGTCAGACTTACCTCAACGCAATTGATGGCATGTTGTATGGCGACGATGTGAAAGAGGGCGTTATTCAGGGGCGATGGTTTCTTCACCCTGATCTGCGTTTTAAATTTATGGTCCCGCGTGGTTATCAGTTGATCAATTCTTCTCGTGCTGTGTTTGCGACCGATGGCAAAGGCGGGCAAATGCGGTTTGATATGGATATGAAAGGATTGCGCGATCTTTCAATGGAGCAGTATATGCGCAGGATCTGGCTTAAGAATGTTCAGGTCGATCAGATCGAGAATATTCAGGTCGGTGGCGCACTGGCTGCGAAAACCCGGTTCGTTGCAAAAAAAGGAAACCGCCGGGTTCATGTAACCGCTGTGCTGATAAATTTTGGTTATGATCGTGTTGTGCGGTTTATTTACGAAAACACCAAATTCAGTGATGATTTTGATCAGGCTTATAGTGAAAGCTATCGTAGCTTTGCGCCCCTTCAATATGCCGAAGCGGCAAAGATCAAGCCCGTTATGATGTCGGTTGCGACGGTTAAATGGGGGCAATCCCTTGAGGATCTATACCAGCCGATGGCAGAGGTTGGACCGAAGAAAGATCTGTTCCTGCTGCTCAATCCACAATTTTTGAAAGAAGAGCCCAAACGGGGTCAACTATACAAGCGCTTGGTTTATGGAGCGGGGCTTCAATAA
- a CDS encoding CarD family transcriptional regulator yields MTKELEFAPLDHIVYPTHGVGQVVSIEEQEISGMTLTLYVVDFSHEKMTLRVPIAKAKNVGMRALSSPKKMKNALDTLKGRARIKRTMWSRRAQEYEAKINSGDPIQIAEVVRDLHRNDDQPDQSYSERQIYEAALERLSRELAVVEKIEADVATEKVQKVLQAA; encoded by the coding sequence ATGACTAAAGAGTTGGAATTCGCACCACTAGACCATATCGTGTATCCGACCCATGGCGTAGGGCAGGTAGTCAGCATTGAAGAACAAGAAATCTCTGGCATGACTTTGACATTGTATGTCGTTGATTTTTCTCATGAAAAAATGACTCTTCGCGTTCCAATTGCCAAAGCGAAAAATGTTGGTATGCGGGCTCTTTCTTCGCCAAAGAAAATGAAAAATGCCCTGGACACCCTAAAAGGGCGTGCCCGTATCAAACGCACCATGTGGAGCCGCCGCGCTCAAGAATATGAAGCAAAGATCAATTCAGGGGATCCAATTCAAATTGCAGAAGTCGTTCGCGACCTGCACCGGAATGACGATCAGCCGGACCAATCCTACAGTGAGCGTCAAATTTACGAAGCCGCCCTCGAGCGTCTTTCACGGGAACTTGCTGTTGTCGAAAAAATTGAAGCCGACGTAGCGACAGAGAAGGTCCAAAAGGTCTTACAAGCCGCCTGA
- the fdxA gene encoding ferredoxin FdxA, whose amino-acid sequence MTYVVTENCIKCKFMDCVEVCPVDCFYEGENMLVIHPDECIDCGVCEPECPAEAILPDTEDGAEKFLELNREYSEKWPNITEKGEQPADAEEWNGKEGKLEMLSTNPGEG is encoded by the coding sequence ATGACCTACGTCGTTACCGAAAACTGCATCAAATGTAAGTTCATGGACTGCGTGGAAGTCTGCCCAGTAGATTGTTTCTACGAGGGTGAGAACATGCTGGTTATTCATCCTGACGAATGTATTGATTGCGGTGTCTGCGAGCCGGAATGTCCCGCAGAAGCCATTTTGCCTGACACCGAAGATGGCGCCGAAAAGTTCCTTGAGCTGAACCGTGAATATTCGGAAAAATGGCCGAACATTACGGAAAAAGGCGAACAGCCTGCAGATGCCGAAGAATGGAACGGCAAAGAAGGCAAGCTGGAGATGCTGAGCACCAATCCAGGCGAAGGCTGA
- a CDS encoding tellurite resistance TerB family protein, giving the protein MIAKLKAIFAGDETSLQNSPDDKQTATAALLIEAALADEDFSDSEENAISRLLKRHFSLSGDEAEALIDEARELHKNSDQILYFTRAIKENFPVDDRIQIIEMLWEIAYADGTVSDYEANLIRRICGLIYVDDRESGLAKKRVMQTLGITS; this is encoded by the coding sequence ATGATAGCGAAACTGAAAGCTATTTTTGCAGGTGACGAAACATCCCTGCAAAATAGCCCAGACGACAAACAGACAGCAACTGCTGCCCTTCTTATTGAAGCAGCGCTGGCGGATGAAGATTTTTCAGACAGCGAAGAAAATGCGATTTCTCGCCTGTTGAAACGGCATTTTTCCCTGTCGGGAGATGAAGCTGAGGCCCTGATAGATGAAGCCCGGGAATTGCATAAAAATTCCGACCAAATCCTGTATTTCACCCGCGCCATCAAAGAAAATTTTCCTGTAGATGATCGAATTCAAATTATTGAAATGCTTTGGGAAATTGCCTATGCAGACGGCACTGTCAGTGACTATGAAGCGAACCTGATCCGTCGAATTTGTGGGCTGATCTATGTGGATGATCGCGAGAGCGGGCTTGCAAAAAAACGGGTTATGCAAACGCTTGGCATTACGAGTTAA
- the secA gene encoding preprotein translocase subunit SecA: MFGTIAKAIFGSSNDRALKPILTLVDKINGLEDQIKPLSDEALMAKTVEFRQALADGKTLDDLLPEAFACVREAARRALGERHYDVQLMGGIVLHQGNITEMKTGEGKTLVSTLAAYLNALEGKGVHIVTVNDYLASRDSAWMGQVYEKLGLTVGCILSGMSDDERREAYAADITYGTNNEYGFDYLRDNMKFERSAMVQRDFNYAIVDEVDSILIDEARTPLIISGPAEDSSELYLAINALIPKLQDSDFEVDEKAKSVSFTEEGTENIEQILRDADLLKSESLYDVDNISIVHHANQALRAHKLFEKDKDYIVKDRKVIIIDEFTGRMMDGRRYSDGLHQALEAKEGADIQPENQTLASITFQNYFRLYKKLSGMTGTASTEADEFAEIYGLNVLEMPTNVPVQRVDADDEVYRTEKEKIDAVIKTVEECQSKGQPILVGTASIEKSEMLSRVLNERNIKHSVLNARYHEQEAEIIGQAGRLGAVTIATNMAGRGTDIKLGGNLEMLIASRTTDIDDPEKIEEIKKESAAQIAEEKKKVLELGGLFVIATERHESRRIDNQLRGRAGRQGDPGTSRFYLSLQDDLMRIFGSERMDGMLRKLGLEDGEAIVHPWINKALEKAQQKVEARNYDIRKNLLKFDDVMNDQRKVIYEQRIQLMEEEDVSETIVGMRNEAIDVMVDTHIPPKAYPEQWRVQELKEEVTEVLALDLPIEEWAQEEGIADEEIRERLKDHAGRKMAEKAANYGPDVMRMVEKSLLLQILDQAWKEHLLQLDQLRQGVSLRAYAQKDPLNEYKTEAFNMFEMMLDQLRVTVTTYLSHVELQDPSRVVQREEVPEEELQATHIDPTTGENEMARAFNEQDPSTWGKVRRNDACPCGSGRKFKHCHGQA; this comes from the coding sequence ATGTTTGGTACAATTGCCAAGGCAATATTTGGCTCTTCAAATGATCGCGCCCTGAAACCTATTCTTACCCTTGTTGACAAGATCAACGGCCTGGAAGATCAGATTAAACCGCTTTCCGACGAAGCCTTGATGGCCAAAACAGTAGAGTTCAGGCAAGCACTTGCTGATGGAAAGACATTGGATGACCTGCTTCCAGAGGCTTTTGCCTGCGTTCGCGAAGCGGCCCGGCGCGCCCTTGGTGAACGACATTATGATGTTCAGCTGATGGGCGGTATCGTTTTGCATCAAGGCAACATTACCGAAATGAAAACAGGTGAGGGTAAAACGCTTGTTTCTACTTTAGCCGCTTATCTGAATGCCCTCGAAGGAAAAGGTGTTCATATCGTAACCGTGAACGATTATCTGGCAAGCCGCGACAGCGCCTGGATGGGGCAGGTCTATGAAAAACTGGGCTTGACCGTTGGATGTATCCTAAGCGGAATGTCTGATGACGAGCGCCGTGAAGCCTATGCCGCCGACATCACATACGGCACCAATAACGAATACGGTTTCGATTACTTGCGCGACAATATGAAATTTGAACGGTCCGCGATGGTTCAGCGCGACTTCAATTATGCCATCGTCGACGAAGTTGACAGTATCCTGATTGACGAAGCGCGGACGCCATTGATCATTTCCGGTCCCGCAGAAGACTCATCAGAGCTCTATCTTGCCATCAATGCACTGATCCCCAAGCTACAGGACAGTGATTTCGAAGTTGATGAGAAGGCGAAGTCCGTTAGCTTTACCGAAGAAGGTACGGAGAATATCGAACAGATCCTGCGGGATGCTGATTTGTTGAAAAGTGAGAGCCTCTATGATGTTGACAATATTTCCATTGTGCATCACGCCAATCAGGCACTGAGAGCGCACAAACTTTTTGAAAAAGACAAAGACTATATCGTCAAGGATCGCAAGGTTATCATCATTGATGAATTCACCGGTCGTATGATGGACGGGCGCCGCTATTCTGACGGTCTTCACCAGGCCCTGGAAGCCAAGGAAGGCGCAGATATTCAGCCAGAAAACCAAACTTTGGCCTCCATCACCTTCCAAAACTACTTCCGTCTTTACAAAAAACTATCCGGTATGACGGGCACGGCGTCCACGGAAGCCGACGAATTTGCTGAAATTTACGGTCTGAACGTTCTGGAAATGCCGACCAACGTTCCCGTCCAGCGTGTCGACGCTGATGATGAAGTCTATCGGACAGAAAAAGAAAAAATCGATGCGGTGATCAAGACCGTCGAAGAATGCCAGTCCAAAGGACAGCCTATTCTGGTTGGTACAGCGTCTATTGAGAAATCTGAAATGCTGTCCAGGGTCCTGAACGAACGCAACATAAAACACAGCGTTCTGAATGCCCGTTATCACGAGCAGGAAGCGGAAATCATCGGACAGGCCGGTCGGTTGGGTGCCGTGACGATCGCCACAAATATGGCGGGCCGTGGTACCGACATCAAGCTGGGCGGTAACCTTGAGATGCTGATCGCCTCAAGGACCACGGATATCGACGATCCGGAAAAAATCGAAGAGATCAAAAAAGAATCCGCGGCTCAAATCGCTGAAGAGAAGAAAAAAGTGCTGGAACTGGGGGGGCTGTTCGTTATCGCGACTGAACGCCACGAGTCCAGAAGGATTGATAACCAGCTTCGTGGCCGTGCCGGACGTCAGGGTGATCCGGGAACATCGCGTTTCTATCTGTCACTGCAAGATGATCTGATGCGCATCTTCGGTTCCGAACGCATGGACGGCATGTTGCGCAAACTGGGCCTTGAAGATGGAGAAGCGATTGTTCATCCATGGATTAACAAAGCGCTCGAAAAAGCTCAGCAGAAGGTTGAAGCCCGAAACTATGATATTCGGAAAAACCTGTTGAAGTTTGATGACGTTATGAACGATCAGCGGAAGGTCATTTACGAGCAACGCATCCAGTTGATGGAAGAAGAAGACGTTTCTGAAACCATCGTAGGCATGCGGAACGAAGCCATTGATGTAATGGTCGACACCCATATCCCACCCAAAGCATATCCGGAACAATGGCGTGTTCAGGAACTGAAGGAAGAAGTAACCGAAGTTCTCGCCCTTGATCTTCCAATTGAAGAATGGGCTCAGGAAGAAGGAATTGCAGACGAGGAAATTCGCGAGCGCCTGAAAGATCATGCGGGGCGTAAAATGGCCGAAAAAGCGGCTAATTACGGGCCTGATGTAATGCGAATGGTCGAAAAAAGCCTTCTTCTGCAAATTCTTGACCAAGCGTGGAAAGAACACTTGTTGCAACTTGATCAGTTGCGCCAGGGCGTCTCTTTACGGGCCTATGCCCAGAAAGATCCGTTGAACGAATATAAAACGGAAGCTTTTAACATGTTCGAGATGATGCTCGATCAATTGCGCGTGACTGTGACGACCTATCTGTCTCATGTCGAGCTGCAGGATCCCTCTCGCGTTGTTCAACGGGAAGAAGTCCCGGAAGAAGAGCTGCAGGCCACCCATATTGACCCAACCACTGGTGAGAATGAAATGGCCCGGGCGTTCAATGAACAGGATCCTTCAACATGGGGGAAAGTTCGCCGCAACGACGCTTGCCCTTGTGGTTCAGGCCGGAAATTCAAACATTGCCACGGACAGGCCTAA
- a CDS encoding peptidylprolyl isomerase, with protein MKIANFLAFLIVAGVSLGIGYYVGSDMQNPLQQFTGDKTAPADKAPDASDMVVATVNGTEIRESEVLAMYETLPEQYRQAPYPFVKPQLVEQMVNMKLVLDAALAEEFQKQPEFMSELSSTRDQILQGYYIRKKIEEMVTDEAVKAEYEKVTQDFVPEQEVHARHILLKEEEEAKAVIEKLDAGGNFVELAKEFSTGPSKTTGGDLGYFVKERMVPEFATAAFALEKGAYTKEPVQTQFGWHVILLEDRRDTQPPAFSEMEPQLRNTLTNNSVTGMLDKMKEGATISIVKPEGETSEDEKKAEPEKEG; from the coding sequence ATGAAAATCGCTAATTTCCTCGCCTTTTTGATTGTGGCGGGAGTGTCGTTGGGTATCGGTTACTATGTCGGTTCCGATATGCAAAATCCACTGCAGCAGTTTACCGGCGATAAAACTGCGCCAGCTGACAAAGCCCCTGACGCTTCTGATATGGTCGTTGCCACGGTTAATGGCACGGAAATCAGAGAATCAGAAGTTCTTGCGATGTATGAAACATTGCCGGAACAATATCGTCAGGCACCCTATCCTTTTGTGAAGCCACAGCTCGTTGAACAAATGGTCAATATGAAGCTCGTTCTTGATGCCGCGCTGGCTGAAGAGTTTCAAAAGCAGCCTGAATTCATGAGTGAACTGAGCTCAACACGGGATCAAATTCTTCAGGGATATTATATCCGCAAGAAAATCGAAGAAATGGTAACGGATGAGGCTGTTAAAGCCGAATATGAAAAAGTGACCCAGGATTTTGTGCCTGAACAGGAAGTTCATGCCCGTCACATCCTCCTTAAAGAAGAGGAGGAGGCCAAAGCGGTTATTGAAAAACTGGATGCGGGTGGTAACTTTGTTGAATTGGCAAAAGAGTTCTCAACGGGACCGTCAAAAACAACAGGCGGTGATCTTGGCTATTTTGTAAAAGAACGAATGGTTCCTGAATTCGCGACAGCGGCGTTTGCGCTTGAAAAAGGGGCATATACAAAAGAGCCGGTCCAGACACAGTTTGGCTGGCATGTTATTCTGCTGGAAGACCGCAGAGATACACAGCCACCTGCATTCTCTGAAATGGAACCTCAGCTGAGAAATACCCTGACCAATAATTCAGTCACGGGAATGCTGGATAAAATGAAAGAAGGGGCCACAATTTCGATTGTAAAGCCGGAAGGCGAAACCTCGGAAGATGAGAAAAAAGCGGAGCCTGAAAAAGAAGGCTAA
- a CDS encoding DUF1178 family protein: MIKYNLKCENSHVFEAWFKNSAAYDEQSERNIITCTLCGSVSVTKAPMAPSVPKKGSAPKKSDTEMESEHLQVATAMNTLREIRKAVEENCDYVGDKFAEEARKIHYGETEERGIYGQTTLEEKQELEDEGVELATIPWVPTNDA, encoded by the coding sequence ATGATCAAGTACAATCTAAAATGTGAAAATAGTCACGTTTTTGAAGCGTGGTTCAAAAACAGCGCCGCATATGACGAACAAAGCGAGCGCAACATAATCACCTGTACATTATGCGGGAGCGTCTCCGTAACCAAAGCCCCCATGGCGCCGTCCGTCCCGAAAAAAGGAAGCGCGCCAAAAAAATCTGACACAGAGATGGAGAGCGAACACTTGCAGGTCGCGACCGCCATGAATACTCTTCGGGAAATTCGAAAAGCCGTAGAAGAAAACTGTGATTATGTCGGAGACAAATTTGCAGAAGAAGCCCGAAAAATTCACTACGGGGAAACAGAAGAACGCGGCATTTACGGACAAACAACTTTGGAAGAAAAACAGGAACTGGAAGACGAAGGGGTAGAACTTGCAACGATCCCCTGGGTTCCAACCAATGATGCATAA
- a CDS encoding class I SAM-dependent methyltransferase: MSDIESWIEKQAHLVDSNHTVLDLACGGGRHARYFAEKGCHVTAVDRDLTKIRALGSEKITVLEADLESNGWPFSGASFDCIVVVNYLWRPLFPMLKAAIKPKGHLIYSTFAIGNEAHGRPSNPDFLLKTGELKTAFGDLDILDFEEGYRASPKPAVRQSIVACKA; encoded by the coding sequence GTGAGTGATATCGAAAGCTGGATCGAAAAACAGGCACATTTAGTGGACAGCAATCACACGGTTCTGGATCTCGCCTGTGGTGGCGGTCGTCACGCCCGGTACTTTGCTGAAAAAGGGTGTCATGTGACCGCTGTTGACCGAGACTTGACCAAGATCAGGGCACTGGGCAGTGAGAAAATAACGGTGCTTGAGGCCGATCTTGAAAGCAATGGCTGGCCTTTTTCTGGCGCCAGTTTCGATTGTATTGTCGTTGTAAACTATCTTTGGCGTCCGCTATTTCCGATGCTGAAGGCGGCAATAAAACCAAAAGGCCACCTGATTTATTCAACCTTCGCCATCGGGAATGAAGCCCACGGCAGACCAAGCAACCCCGATTTTCTGCTGAAAACAGGGGAATTGAAGACTGCCTTTGGCGATCTTGATATTCTGGATTTCGAAGAGGGATATCGGGCTTCTCCGAAACCCGCGGTAAGGCAATCTATCGTCGCTTGTAAGGCCTGA
- a CDS encoding MerR family transcriptional regulator, whose product MYSIGTMVHKFDLSRTTLLFYEKKGLLVPKRQKGNRYRLYSNQDCETLACIKLLRKSGLTIEQIKERLQGHPMPSRETILRDQISILSDKIDVLTQQKILLQTMLAPGNALRTLPQKDWIFLLAVLGQSEQVPLKQLGTITTKMQSAYKKILDVNLRQTDASKDAPEYPDLNI is encoded by the coding sequence ATGTATAGCATTGGCACCATGGTTCATAAATTTGACCTGTCCAGAACTACCCTCCTTTTTTATGAGAAAAAGGGTCTGCTTGTTCCAAAAAGGCAAAAAGGGAACCGATATCGTCTCTATAGCAATCAGGACTGCGAGACGTTGGCCTGTATAAAATTACTGCGCAAATCAGGATTAACAATCGAACAGATCAAGGAGCGGCTTCAGGGCCACCCGATGCCAAGCCGCGAAACTATTCTGCGGGATCAAATATCGATACTGTCGGACAAAATTGACGTTTTAACCCAGCAGAAAATCCTTTTACAAACCATGCTGGCACCGGGCAACGCTCTTCGCACCCTTCCCCAAAAAGACTGGATTTTTCTTCTGGCCGTTCTTGGACAATCAGAACAAGTCCCGTTAAAGCAGCTAGGCACGATCACCACGAAAATGCAAAGCGCATACAAGAAGATACTAGATGTCAATCTTAGACAAACGGACGCCTCCAAAGACGCGCCGGAATACCCTGACCTCAACATTTAA